Proteins from a genomic interval of Micromonospora sp. NBC_00389:
- a CDS encoding Uma2 family endonuclease — MLAQPTYEWHPPERGWLEQDLLDLPADGNRYEIIDGSLHATPPAGYGHHELADDIRMAVRQTTPPGWRVIREIGIRVPGGNLIPDITVLKPGAPPSRMWAEPTEIALVVEVESPNSRRHDRFTKPALYAEASIRSYWRVERGDFGPVVYRYQLGKGEHYELLGTVGPDDPVNVDEPWPMLLDPSAWPR, encoded by the coding sequence GTGCTGGCACAGCCGACGTACGAGTGGCACCCACCGGAGCGGGGCTGGCTTGAGCAGGATCTGCTCGACCTACCCGCCGACGGGAACCGCTACGAGATCATCGACGGGAGCCTGCACGCGACCCCACCTGCCGGATACGGGCACCACGAGCTGGCGGACGACATCCGCATGGCGGTGCGGCAGACCACTCCGCCGGGCTGGCGGGTCATCCGTGAGATCGGGATACGAGTACCCGGTGGCAACCTGATTCCGGACATCACCGTGCTGAAGCCCGGCGCTCCCCCGAGCCGCATGTGGGCCGAGCCGACGGAAATCGCGCTCGTCGTCGAGGTGGAGTCGCCAAACAGCCGGCGGCATGACCGCTTCACCAAGCCCGCGCTGTACGCCGAGGCCAGCATCCGGTCCTACTGGCGTGTGGAGCGGGGCGACTTCGGCCCGGTGGTGTATCGGTACCAGCTCGGCAAGGGTGAGCACTACGAGCTGTTGGGCACGGTGGGGCCGGATGATCCGGTGAACGTGGACGAGCCCTGGCCGATGTTGCTGGACCCGAGCGCCTGGCCGCGCTGA
- the pepN gene encoding aminopeptidase N: MRNLTQVEATERARLLDVTGYDISLDLSTAVLAADGRTFRSTTEVRFRCTEPGASTFIEVAADSVRSATLNGAPVDLSDWSAEKGLTLSGLDSENVLVVDADFGYSNSGQGLHRTVDPVDGETYLYSQFETSDAQRVFACFDQPDLKSVYTWHATVPAHWRAVSNMPVQREESAGEGLKTVHFAEAPRMSTYITALCAGPYHEVRDTHDGIDLGAFCRASMAQYLDTDDLFLITKQGFDFFHEKFGVRYPLPKYDQLWVPDFNAGAMENFGCVTHAESHYLYRSQVTDFEYEQRANTILHEMAHMWFGDLVTMRWWNDLWLNESFAEWASHWCNTNATRFTEAWTTFLSIRKNWGYRQDQLSSTHPVYTDMPDMEAVEVNFDGITYAKGASVLKQLVAYVGEEPFVAGLRAYFGKHAWGNATFDDLLTELEAASGRELRKFASQWLETAQVNTLRPEVTIGADGTYQQVVVRQEAPAAFPTLRTHRIGVGLYDLTDGRLVRRERYEVDVAGERTDLAELRGVPAADVLLLNDDDLSYTKLRLDDRSMATVVQHIGGFESSLARALCWTAAWDMTRDAELAARDYVALALAGLPAETDINLVTATLRQATTALTLYTDPAWAPTGWANLARTARDTLAAAEPGSGFQLAWARAYTSAARSDEDLATLRGWLDGSGVPAGLTVDTELRWAVLGALVANGAANPADIEAELASDRTASGEREAAYVHALVPTEENKAAVWALLTGPDALPNWRHRALLQGFAHPVQVDLIAPYRERYFAAVGQVWATRDSEPAQEFAQLAYPAYLVEDDTVAATDTWLAGDGNPAPLRRLVAEGQDGVVRALKARAKDAQSA; encoded by the coding sequence GTGCGCAACCTGACGCAGGTCGAGGCGACCGAGCGGGCACGCCTGCTCGACGTGACCGGGTACGACATCAGTCTGGACCTGTCGACCGCCGTGCTGGCGGCCGACGGCCGCACGTTCCGGTCGACGACCGAGGTCCGGTTCCGCTGCACCGAGCCGGGTGCGAGCACGTTCATCGAGGTGGCCGCCGACTCGGTGCGCTCCGCCACGCTGAACGGCGCTCCCGTCGACCTGTCGGACTGGTCGGCCGAGAAGGGCCTGACCCTGTCCGGGCTGGACAGCGAGAACGTCCTCGTGGTCGACGCCGACTTCGGCTATTCCAACAGCGGGCAGGGGCTGCACCGCACGGTCGACCCGGTGGACGGCGAGACCTACCTCTACAGCCAGTTCGAGACGTCCGACGCGCAGCGGGTGTTCGCCTGCTTCGACCAGCCCGACCTGAAGAGCGTCTACACCTGGCACGCCACCGTGCCGGCGCACTGGCGGGCGGTGTCCAACATGCCGGTGCAGCGCGAGGAGTCGGCGGGTGAGGGGCTGAAGACCGTCCACTTCGCCGAGGCGCCCCGGATGAGCACCTACATCACGGCGCTCTGCGCCGGGCCGTACCACGAGGTGCGCGACACCCACGACGGCATCGACCTGGGCGCGTTCTGCCGGGCGTCGATGGCGCAGTACCTCGACACCGACGACCTGTTCCTGATCACCAAGCAGGGCTTCGACTTCTTCCACGAGAAGTTCGGGGTGCGCTACCCGCTGCCGAAGTACGACCAGCTCTGGGTGCCCGACTTCAACGCCGGCGCGATGGAGAACTTCGGCTGCGTGACGCACGCCGAGTCGCACTACCTCTACCGCTCGCAGGTCACCGACTTCGAGTACGAGCAGCGGGCCAACACGATCCTGCACGAGATGGCCCACATGTGGTTCGGTGACCTGGTCACCATGCGCTGGTGGAACGACCTGTGGCTGAACGAGTCGTTCGCCGAGTGGGCCAGCCACTGGTGCAACACCAACGCCACCCGGTTCACCGAGGCCTGGACGACGTTCCTGTCCATCCGGAAGAACTGGGGCTACCGGCAGGACCAGCTCTCCTCCACCCACCCGGTCTACACCGACATGCCGGACATGGAAGCCGTCGAGGTCAACTTCGACGGCATCACCTACGCCAAGGGCGCGAGCGTGCTCAAGCAGCTCGTCGCGTACGTCGGCGAGGAGCCGTTCGTCGCCGGGCTGCGGGCGTACTTCGGCAAGCACGCCTGGGGCAACGCCACCTTCGACGACCTGCTCACCGAGCTGGAGGCGGCCTCCGGCCGGGAGCTGCGCAAGTTCGCCTCGCAGTGGTTGGAGACGGCGCAGGTCAACACGCTGCGGCCGGAGGTGACCATCGGCGCGGACGGCACGTACCAGCAGGTGGTGGTTCGGCAGGAGGCGCCCGCGGCGTTCCCGACGCTGCGGACGCACCGGATCGGCGTGGGCCTGTACGACCTGACCGACGGACGGCTGGTGCGCCGCGAGCGGTACGAGGTGGACGTGGCCGGCGAGCGGACCGACCTCGCCGAGCTGCGCGGCGTCCCGGCGGCCGACGTGCTGCTGCTCAACGACGACGACCTGAGCTACACCAAGCTGCGCCTCGACGACCGGTCGATGGCCACCGTGGTGCAGCACATCGGTGGCTTCGAGTCGTCGCTGGCCCGGGCGCTCTGCTGGACCGCGGCGTGGGACATGACCCGCGACGCCGAGCTGGCGGCCCGCGACTACGTGGCGCTGGCGCTCGCCGGCCTGCCCGCGGAGACCGACATCAACCTGGTCACCGCCACCCTGCGGCAGGCCACCACCGCGCTCACCCTCTACACCGACCCGGCGTGGGCGCCGACCGGCTGGGCCAACCTGGCCCGTACGGCCCGCGACACACTCGCCGCCGCCGAGCCGGGCAGCGGGTTCCAGCTCGCCTGGGCCCGGGCCTACACCTCGGCGGCCCGCTCGGACGAGGACCTGGCCACCCTGCGCGGGTGGCTGGACGGCTCCGGTGTGCCGGCCGGGTTGACCGTGGACACCGAGCTGCGCTGGGCGGTGCTCGGCGCGCTGGTGGCCAACGGTGCGGCCAACCCGGCCGACATTGAGGCGGAGCTGGCCAGCGACCGCACCGCCAGCGGCGAGCGGGAGGCCGCGTACGTACACGCACTGGTGCCGACGGAGGAGAACAAGGCCGCCGTCTGGGCACTGCTGACCGGCCCGGACGCGCTGCCCAACTGGCGGCACCGGGCGCTGCTGCAGGGCTTCGCCCACCCGGTGCAGGTCGACCTGATCGCCCCGTACCGGGAGCGGTACTTCGCGGCGGTCGGCCAGGTGTGGGCCACCCGGGACAGCGAGCCGGCGCAGGAGTTCGCCCAGCTGGCGTACCCGGCCTACCTGGTGGAGGACGACACGGTGGCGGCCACCGACACGTGGCTGGCCGGTGACGGCAATCCCGCCCCGCTGCGCCGGCTGGTCGCCGAGGGCCAGGACGGCGTGGTGCGTGCGCTCAAGGCCCGCGCGAAGGACGCCCAGAGCGCCTGA
- a CDS encoding DUF5130 family protein — MTVGEKQTGTDTPPEVLDGPFSTRQLLRIDEALRLADQGTGLVFSIFVGGLDEPIREHAQRLHRQLADPDRSVLIAVSPNQRQLEIVTGRHARKRIPDTYAKLAALSMVGAFSGGDLAGGIINGLDQLASHAGKG; from the coding sequence GTGACCGTTGGTGAGAAGCAGACCGGGACGGACACGCCGCCCGAGGTGCTGGACGGGCCGTTCTCGACCCGCCAGCTGCTGCGCATCGACGAGGCGTTGCGCCTGGCCGACCAGGGCACCGGCCTGGTCTTCTCGATCTTCGTCGGCGGCCTCGACGAGCCGATCCGGGAGCACGCCCAGCGGCTGCACCGCCAGCTCGCCGACCCCGACAGGTCGGTGCTGATCGCGGTGTCGCCCAACCAGCGCCAGCTGGAGATCGTCACCGGGCGGCACGCCCGCAAGCGCATCCCCGACACGTACGCCAAGCTGGCCGCGCTCTCCATGGTTGGCGCGTTCAGCGGAGGTGACCTGGCCGGCGGCATCATCAACGGCCTCGACCAGCTCGCCAGCCACGCCGGCAAGGGCTGA